From the Deinococcus radiophilus genome, one window contains:
- a CDS encoding PAS domain-containing sensor histidine kinase, which yields MDALNQPLRFAAAAFDALSAHVAILDSAGRIILENRMWRRFSCDNGEIQTLGSNYLAVCEATTGDDAITARATARGIRQVLSGERELYELEYPCHSPSEERYFAVRVTAFDQDGQRYALVAHENITRRKKAELEVQLLNEELEQRVRDRTAQLNRSNRELAQMAQVASHDLQEPLRIISNYSDLLTHRFGDQLSEKGSGYIQHIQHHTGRARNLVRALLELTSIAPPQQMGEVNLKEVWNNAWDDLPTEMQQQTEVNVGPLPTVRGDPQQLRSVLSQLLDNAEQFRAEHPLRLELISKEAEDGHMVQIGLRDNGMGLPEGIGDQTDEAFGLFRRLHISGVAGHGTGLTICEKIVGFHGGDIWLEPNADQGLTVWMTLPRWTGEQQLSQPA from the coding sequence GTGGACGCCCTTAATCAACCGCTACGATTTGCGGCGGCAGCCTTCGATGCGCTATCGGCCCATGTGGCCATCCTGGATAGCGCGGGGCGAATCATTTTGGAAAACCGGATGTGGCGCAGGTTCTCGTGCGACAACGGAGAGATTCAGACACTCGGCAGCAATTATCTGGCGGTCTGCGAAGCCACCACCGGCGACGACGCCATCACGGCGCGGGCCACGGCGCGCGGCATCCGGCAGGTGCTGAGCGGTGAGCGCGAATTGTACGAACTGGAATACCCCTGCCACTCGCCCAGTGAGGAGCGGTACTTCGCGGTGCGGGTCACTGCCTTTGACCAGGACGGTCAGCGTTACGCACTGGTGGCCCACGAGAACATCACTCGCCGCAAAAAAGCTGAGCTGGAAGTGCAGCTGCTGAACGAGGAGTTAGAGCAGCGCGTGCGTGACCGCACTGCCCAACTGAACCGCTCCAACCGCGAGCTGGCCCAAATGGCGCAGGTGGCCTCGCATGACCTGCAAGAACCGCTGCGGATCATCAGCAACTACTCGGATCTGCTGACCCACCGCTTCGGGGATCAGCTCAGCGAGAAAGGAAGCGGTTACATTCAGCACATTCAGCACCACACCGGGCGCGCCCGCAACTTGGTGCGTGCCCTGTTGGAACTGACCAGTATCGCCCCACCACAGCAGATGGGAGAGGTGAATCTGAAGGAGGTGTGGAACAATGCCTGGGACGACCTGCCGACTGAGATGCAGCAACAGACCGAGGTGAATGTCGGACCGCTCCCCACAGTCAGGGGGGATCCGCAGCAACTGCGCTCGGTGCTGTCACAGCTGCTGGACAACGCCGAGCAGTTCCGTGCTGAGCACCCCCTGCGCCTAGAACTGATCAGCAAGGAAGCTGAAGACGGCCACATGGTCCAGATCGGCCTACGGGACAACGGGATGGGCCTTCCCGAAGGCATCGGCGATCAGACCGACGAAGCCTTCGGACTGTTTCGGCGGCTGCACATCTCCGGCGTGGCCGGACACGGCACCGGACTGACCATCTGCGAGAAGATCGTGGGCTTTCACGGCGGCGACATCTGGCTGGAACCGAACGCCGACCAGGGCCTAACTGTCTGGATGACCCTGCCGCGCTGGACAGGCGAGCAACAGCTTTCTCAGCCAGCCTGA
- a CDS encoding response regulator, producing the protein MPLSDPASPSLCLLLVEDEQADAELFQELLGEVAAHAKVVHMRNGREALDYLNSLDDPEAFHDSQALRPNLIVLDLNMPVMNGHAFLEQAKQDERLRDIPVLVLSTSDHADDVQRAYQAHASGYLVKPNSFQEYTDMLRLMTSYWGQVMRLPRSASPL; encoded by the coding sequence ATGCCTTTATCTGATCCTGCCTCTCCATCGTTGTGCCTGCTGCTGGTAGAGGACGAGCAGGCCGACGCTGAGCTGTTTCAGGAGTTGCTGGGTGAGGTGGCGGCCCACGCCAAAGTGGTACACATGCGCAATGGCCGTGAAGCTCTGGATTACCTGAACAGCCTGGATGACCCGGAGGCCTTTCACGACAGCCAGGCCCTGCGGCCCAATCTGATCGTGCTGGACCTGAATATGCCGGTCATGAACGGTCATGCCTTTTTGGAGCAGGCCAAGCAAGACGAGCGTCTGCGTGACATTCCCGTGCTGGTACTGAGCACCTCCGACCACGCCGACGACGTGCAGCGGGCCTATCAGGCCCACGCCAGCGGCTATCTGGTCAAGCCCAACTCGTTTCAGGAATACACCGACATGCTGCGGCTGATGACCTCTTACTGGGGCCAGGTGATGCGCCTGCCCCGGAGTGCCAGCCCGCTCTAA
- a CDS encoding menaquinone biosynthesis decarboxylase produces MAFPDIQSFMQLLESRGELLRVSAPVSRDLEVTEIADRLVKQGGPAVLFENVIGSEFPLLIGALGTRERVALALGVDDLDELARKIRALIDLGGGGSRLGLLSNVTKLGDAMKLPPRRMRTAPVQEVIWRGDEVDLSRIPVQKCWPEDGGPFITLPLVITHDPETGERNMGMYRMQVMSKNTTGMHWQRHKTGTRHLEKAKRLGQRLEVAVAIGGDPALIYAATAPIPPVPGLNEFAVAGYLRGERYPVVKGVTVDVEVPANAEFVLEGYVDPQEDWVMEGPFGDHTGFYTLPDLYPLFHVTAVTMRRNPVYPSTIVGRPPMEDAYLIEASERLFLPAAQLIIPEIVDYHMPPAGVAHNLVVVSIRKEYPGQAYKVANGLFGLGQMMNAKVIVVVDEGVRVTDLDAVWREVTAKAQPGRDTLTTRGPIDVLDHSSRGWGYGGKLIIDATTKRPEEVGSAVSSREDQADDVTAEAFVPQASADLPAFEGVLDQWQTPDGYWIAALDKTHAGQARELAEAFAAHPAAAGVRHLLICDEQTDVRDLGDVWWTVLNNIDAERDVWTLPAHAGTLLAWDGARKLPEEGFVREWPPKIVMSQEIKDRVDRMWNVYPLPERWR; encoded by the coding sequence ATGGCTTTTCCCGACATTCAGTCCTTCATGCAGCTGCTTGAGAGCCGGGGCGAGTTGCTGCGTGTCAGCGCTCCAGTGTCCCGTGACCTTGAAGTCACCGAGATCGCGGACCGACTGGTCAAGCAGGGCGGCCCGGCGGTGCTGTTCGAGAACGTGATCGGCTCGGAGTTCCCGCTCTTGATCGGCGCGCTAGGCACGCGGGAGCGGGTGGCACTGGCGCTGGGCGTAGACGACCTGGACGAACTGGCCCGCAAGATCCGCGCCCTGATCGACCTGGGCGGCGGGGGCAGCCGTCTGGGTCTGCTGAGCAATGTCACCAAACTGGGTGACGCCATGAAGCTTCCGCCCCGGCGGATGCGGACGGCCCCGGTGCAGGAAGTGATCTGGCGTGGCGACGAGGTCGACCTGAGCCGCATCCCGGTGCAAAAGTGCTGGCCCGAAGACGGCGGCCCCTTTATTACCCTGCCGCTGGTTATTACCCACGACCCCGAAACCGGCGAGCGCAACATGGGGATGTACCGCATGCAGGTGATGAGCAAGAACACCACCGGGATGCACTGGCAGCGCCACAAGACCGGAACCCGGCATCTGGAAAAAGCCAAGCGGCTGGGCCAACGACTGGAAGTGGCGGTGGCGATCGGTGGCGATCCAGCGCTGATCTACGCGGCCACCGCCCCTATCCCGCCCGTACCGGGACTGAACGAGTTCGCGGTAGCAGGCTATCTGCGCGGCGAGCGCTACCCGGTGGTGAAGGGCGTGACGGTGGACGTTGAGGTTCCCGCCAACGCCGAATTTGTCCTTGAAGGCTATGTGGACCCCCAGGAAGACTGGGTGATGGAGGGGCCGTTTGGCGACCACACCGGGTTTTATACGCTGCCGGACCTCTACCCGCTGTTTCACGTCACCGCCGTGACCATGCGCCGCAATCCCGTCTATCCCTCCACAATCGTGGGCCGCCCGCCGATGGAAGACGCTTACTTGATCGAAGCCTCCGAGCGGCTGTTTTTGCCTGCCGCGCAGCTGATCATTCCCGAAATCGTGGACTATCACATGCCCCCGGCGGGCGTGGCGCATAACCTGGTGGTGGTCTCTATCCGCAAGGAGTACCCCGGTCAGGCCTACAAGGTCGCCAACGGGCTCTTCGGCCTGGGCCAGATGATGAACGCCAAAGTGATCGTGGTGGTCGATGAAGGCGTACGCGTGACCGACCTGGACGCCGTGTGGCGCGAAGTGACCGCCAAGGCCCAGCCGGGCCGCGACACCCTGACCACCCGTGGCCCGATTGACGTGCTGGATCATTCCAGCCGGGGCTGGGGCTACGGCGGCAAGCTGATTATCGACGCGACCACCAAGCGCCCCGAAGAAGTGGGCAGCGCTGTGAGCAGCCGCGAGGATCAGGCCGACGATGTGACCGCCGAAGCCTTTGTGCCGCAGGCCAGCGCCGATTTGCCCGCATTTGAGGGCGTGCTGGACCAGTGGCAGACTCCGGACGGTTATTGGATTGCAGCCCTCGACAAGACCCATGCTGGGCAGGCCCGCGAACTGGCCGAGGCCTTTGCGGCGCATCCGGCGGCGGCGGGCGTACGCCACCTGCTGATCTGCGACGAGCAGACCGATGTGCGCGACCTAGGTGATGTGTGGTGGACGGTACTGAACAACATTGACGCCGAGCGTGATGTCTGGACGCTGCCTGCACACGCCGGCACGCTGCTGGCCTGGGACGGCGCACGCAAGCTGCCCGAAGAAGGCTTTGTGCGCGAGTGGCCGCCCAAGATCGTGATGAGTCAGGAGATCAAGGACCGGGTGGACCGGATGTGGAACGTCTACCCGCTGCCCGAGCGCTGGCGCTGA
- the rpsF gene encoding 30S ribosomal protein S6 yields the protein MAQYDLNLILNPNISAEQVEIEKDFISRAIENAGGEVTNLDELGNRRLAYAVNKTREGYYLMYTINASGNPEKDIASNLRLRDNVYRVLVVKDRPEWKTKKSA from the coding sequence ATGGCACAATACGACCTGAACCTGATTTTGAACCCCAACATCAGCGCCGAGCAGGTGGAGATCGAAAAAGACTTCATCAGCCGCGCCATTGAGAATGCTGGTGGTGAAGTCACCAACCTGGACGAACTGGGCAACCGCCGCCTGGCCTACGCCGTCAACAAGACCCGCGAAGGCTACTACCTGATGTACACCATCAACGCGTCGGGCAACCCTGAAAAAGACATTGCCAGCAACCTGCGTCTGCGCGACAACGTGTACCGCGTGCTGGTGGTCAAAGACCGTCCCGAGTGGAAAACCAAGAAGAGCGCTTAA
- the ssb gene encoding single-stranded DNA-binding protein → MARGMNHVFLIGAMARDPELRYTQSGLAVFEATVAGEDHIVGHDGKERQLPFYHRVSILGKPAEWQGERGYRAGDPVLVEGSLEYNAWDAPEGGKRSMVRIKAFRIEQLAGQAPLTEDAGGGVRMAGGMNEVLVVGNLTREPELRYTPAGDAVLSLGLAVNENWTDRSGEKQEKVHWIDVTLWRELAEAMQNLQKGDPVLVKGRLMNESWTDKEGNKRSSTKVEATRVEALSRGAGAGSAATSPAAPRQAAGSAAYSAPSSYSGSGGAGMGNRSGGLDIDQGLNDIPPEEDDMPF, encoded by the coding sequence ATGGCCCGAGGAATGAATCACGTTTTTCTGATTGGTGCAATGGCCCGTGACCCCGAACTGCGCTACACCCAGAGTGGCCTGGCCGTCTTTGAGGCGACGGTAGCCGGTGAAGATCACATCGTGGGACATGACGGCAAAGAACGTCAACTGCCGTTTTACCACCGCGTTTCTATTCTGGGAAAACCCGCCGAGTGGCAGGGCGAGCGCGGCTACCGCGCCGGCGACCCTGTACTGGTTGAAGGTAGCCTGGAGTACAACGCTTGGGACGCTCCCGAAGGTGGCAAACGCAGCATGGTACGCATTAAGGCGTTCCGCATCGAGCAGCTGGCCGGACAGGCTCCGCTGACTGAAGATGCTGGCGGTGGTGTGCGGATGGCTGGAGGCATGAACGAAGTGCTGGTGGTGGGGAACCTGACCCGCGAACCGGAACTGCGTTACACCCCTGCCGGAGACGCTGTGCTGAGCCTGGGATTGGCCGTCAATGAAAACTGGACGGACCGCTCCGGCGAAAAGCAGGAAAAAGTGCACTGGATCGACGTGACCCTGTGGCGTGAACTGGCCGAAGCCATGCAGAACCTGCAAAAAGGTGATCCTGTGCTGGTCAAGGGCCGCCTGATGAACGAGTCGTGGACCGACAAAGAAGGCAACAAGCGCAGCAGTACCAAAGTAGAGGCGACGCGAGTCGAAGCCCTGTCCCGAGGTGCGGGCGCTGGCAGCGCCGCGACCTCCCCCGCTGCACCCCGTCAGGCTGCGGGCAGTGCCGCGTATTCAGCCCCTTCTTCCTATAGCGGAAGCGGCGGAGCTGGCATGGGGAACCGTTCGGGGGGCTTAGATATTGATCAAGGCCTCAATGATATTCCGCCAGAAGAAGACGATATGCCGTTTTAA
- the rpsR gene encoding 30S ribosomal protein S18 — MTRPDRKPRGKGPKRPRKPKVDPFSIGELEITDYKDVKMLRRFVSDTGKILPRRRTGLSAKHQRRISQTIKVARQMALLPYTEKLVRK; from the coding sequence ATGACCCGACCAGACCGTAAACCCCGCGGGAAAGGCCCCAAGCGCCCCCGCAAGCCGAAAGTGGATCCTTTTTCCATCGGCGAACTGGAAATTACCGACTACAAAGACGTGAAGATGCTGCGCCGCTTCGTAAGCGACACTGGCAAGATTCTTCCCCGCCGCCGCACGGGCCTCTCGGCCAAGCACCAGCGCCGCATTTCGCAGACCATCAAGGTCGCGCGTCAAATGGCCCTGCTGCCTTACACCGAGAAGCTGGTCCGGAAGTAA
- the rplI gene encoding 50S ribosomal protein L9, with amino-acid sequence MQVILLEPGKLGQIGDVVSVKPGYARNFLIPKGMAVPANSTNMKSLEARIRSRQKIMAEEKAGAEDLASRLENVAIELSVRAGEGKVYGAVTSSDVADALDRLGFDVDRRRIEMPKAVKDIGEYDISYKAHPEVSIPLKLVVHAEK; translated from the coding sequence ATGCAAGTGATTCTTCTTGAACCCGGCAAGCTGGGCCAGATCGGTGACGTGGTGAGCGTCAAGCCCGGCTATGCCCGCAACTTCCTGATTCCCAAAGGTATGGCCGTTCCGGCCAACTCCACCAACATGAAGTCCCTGGAGGCACGCATCCGCAGTCGCCAGAAGATCATGGCTGAGGAGAAAGCTGGTGCTGAGGATCTGGCCAGCCGCCTGGAAAACGTTGCCATCGAGCTGAGCGTCCGCGCCGGCGAAGGCAAAGTGTACGGCGCTGTGACCTCCAGCGACGTGGCCGATGCTCTGGACCGTCTGGGCTTCGACGTAGACCGCCGCCGAATCGAAATGCCCAAAGCCGTCAAGGACATTGGCGAGTACGACATCAGCTACAAGGCCCACCCTGAGGTGAGCATCCCCCTGAAGCTGGTTGTTCACGCCGAGAAATAA
- a CDS encoding TrkH family potassium uptake protein, translating to MTSRLPPALSKLLPGKFSPRRFSPAQLIALTFGAAILVGTLLLWLPVSLEAGQRITLLQALFMATSAVCVTGLAVVNPGTTFSGFGEGVLLLLIQFGGLGLVTVGTMTALLLRRRVGVRSRLNAAQQVNTPFLGDAPRLVRTVVLSALLIELVGAALLAPDFIAREGLGQGLYYALFHSVSAFNNAGFSLYATGLTGLVGDPLINVFIPLLIILGGTGFLVQVNVLEWLQDRRNKLTTNTRISLTMMAFLLLTAPLLFGAMEWNNPATLGGLPLGEKLMAAWFQGVTPRTAGFNTLDYSQMTFAALFYTMLLMLIGGNSGSTAGGIKTNTIFVMALSAVALILGRKNAVVFGRQLGTDTILRAMSVGLLSLILLALGILLLLVFNKPDGAGGLLFIQLVFEAVSAFATVGLSMNATPLLNPAQDIIIIALMFLGRIGPLTLAVAFMQRELPPPVRYPETNDVLIG from the coding sequence ATGACCAGCCGCCTCCCCCCCGCCCTGAGCAAGCTTTTGCCCGGCAAGTTCTCGCCCCGCCGCTTCAGCCCGGCCCAGCTGATCGCCCTGACTTTCGGCGCCGCCATTCTGGTAGGGACACTGCTGTTGTGGCTGCCGGTCAGCCTGGAAGCGGGGCAGCGCATCACGCTGCTGCAGGCACTTTTTATGGCCACCAGTGCAGTGTGTGTCACTGGGCTGGCCGTAGTGAACCCTGGCACCACCTTTTCTGGCTTCGGTGAGGGCGTCCTGCTGCTCCTGATTCAGTTTGGCGGCCTGGGCCTTGTCACGGTGGGGACCATGACGGCGCTGCTCTTGCGCCGCCGGGTGGGGGTGCGGAGCCGCCTGAATGCTGCCCAGCAGGTGAACACGCCCTTTCTGGGAGACGCTCCCCGGCTGGTCCGCACCGTTGTCTTGAGCGCTCTACTGATCGAATTGGTCGGTGCAGCGCTGCTGGCCCCTGACTTCATTGCCCGTGAGGGACTGGGCCAGGGGCTGTACTACGCGCTGTTTCACTCGGTCAGCGCCTTCAACAACGCCGGGTTCAGCCTATATGCCACTGGGCTGACTGGACTGGTGGGTGACCCGCTGATCAATGTCTTTATTCCACTCCTGATCATTCTGGGCGGGACGGGCTTTCTGGTGCAGGTCAACGTGCTGGAGTGGCTGCAAGACCGCCGCAATAAGTTGACCACCAACACCCGGATTTCCCTCACCATGATGGCCTTTTTGCTGCTGACCGCGCCGCTCTTGTTCGGAGCAATGGAGTGGAACAACCCGGCCACCCTAGGCGGCCTGCCACTGGGTGAAAAGCTGATGGCCGCCTGGTTTCAGGGCGTGACGCCACGCACTGCCGGCTTCAATACGCTGGACTACTCGCAGATGACTTTCGCCGCACTGTTCTACACCATGCTGCTGATGCTGATCGGCGGCAACTCTGGCTCAACCGCTGGGGGCATCAAGACCAACACCATCTTCGTGATGGCACTGAGCGCTGTGGCCCTGATCCTGGGCCGCAAAAATGCAGTGGTGTTCGGGCGGCAACTGGGCACTGACACCATTCTGAGGGCCATGAGCGTGGGGCTGCTCAGTCTGATTCTGCTCGCGCTGGGCATCCTCTTGCTGCTGGTCTTCAATAAGCCTGACGGAGCAGGTGGCCTACTGTTTATCCAACTGGTCTTTGAGGCAGTCAGTGCCTTTGCCACGGTGGGCCTGAGCATGAACGCCACACCGCTGCTGAACCCGGCCCAGGACATCATCATTATTGCGCTGATGTTCTTGGGACGCATCGGCCCACTCACGCTGGCCGTGGCCTTTATGCAGCGTGAATTGCCACCCCCAGTCCGCTATCCCGAAACCAACGACGTGCTGATCGGCTGA
- a CDS encoding phosphoenolpyruvate carboxylase, whose amino-acid sequence MTLNRDVSMLGRWLGQVLREQRGEAFFELVERTRALVREVRAGGDPTELDKLLRGLNQSEASDLARAFSLYFQLVNLAEEYERVRALRQRQDPRPQSLLRAVQELRDQGMSAGEVQELIARVGLELTFTAHPTEMRRRTVRQHLERIAQELPGLERAGAQERVLAHIEALWGTPELRRIRPTVQDEVKAGLTYIGPIAEALPALERDLSRALQEVYGVTGAAGLDTQVPLRFSSWMGGDRDGNPFVTPQATREALALHRERARDLLAGELRRAYASVSQEDLEGEGEQPGYRQALLALYQAVQRGEQVDVCGGLSCIYRELLAAGQRRTAEELLLPALTLARVFGQHLVSLDIREHSGQTGQAVAELLRAAGVAEDYAALPEADKLALLSAELRSRRPLWPAGEPLTDNLETAIGPIREVQAAAREVGAAAFGHYVVSMSESVSDVLEPLLLAREVGFRILPVPLFETLDDLRRAPDTVRELLTLPEYRTHLGEDAQEIMLGYSDSNKDAGFLAANWALHEAQRHISAVCREAGVRWRFFHGRGTSIGRGGGPAGRAILGQPAGTIDAGLRITEQGEALADKYSHPALAHRNLEQALYGTLLSAARPPAAPPQGWLEAMDRAAPAGAAAYRAFVHDPAFLPFFEAITPIHEISRLNIASRPVRRPGAPSLGNLRAIPWVMSWTQTRANLPGWYGLSEGLRAIGMPQAQVMYAEWPFFRSMLDNAQMSLAKSDSLIFRRYVSLLEGEGRPQGEALAAHLEDAFAETVTLVGQVVGKELLAQEPRLAESIRLRNPYVDPIHRIQVELLRRARTEPGGLDRYEHALMLTLQGVSAGVRNTG is encoded by the coding sequence GTGACGCTGAACCGGGATGTGAGTATGCTGGGCCGCTGGCTGGGGCAGGTGCTGCGTGAGCAGCGGGGCGAGGCTTTCTTTGAGCTGGTCGAACGGACGCGGGCACTGGTGCGGGAGGTGCGCGCCGGTGGCGACCCCACCGAGCTGGATAAGCTGCTGCGAGGCCTGAACCAGTCGGAGGCCTCAGACTTGGCGCGGGCCTTCAGTCTGTATTTCCAGCTGGTGAATCTGGCAGAGGAATATGAGCGGGTCCGCGCCCTACGGCAGCGTCAGGACCCACGCCCACAGAGCTTGCTGCGGGCCGTACAGGAGCTGCGAGATCAGGGGATGAGTGCCGGGGAGGTTCAGGAGCTGATCGCGCGGGTGGGGCTGGAACTGACCTTTACCGCTCACCCTACCGAGATGCGGCGCCGCACAGTACGCCAGCACCTTGAACGGATCGCTCAGGAATTGCCGGGGCTGGAGCGTGCCGGGGCGCAGGAGCGGGTGCTGGCGCATATCGAAGCGCTGTGGGGGACGCCGGAACTGCGCCGGATTCGCCCCACCGTGCAGGATGAGGTCAAGGCGGGGCTGACCTACATCGGCCCCATTGCGGAGGCGCTACCTGCTCTGGAGCGCGACCTGAGCCGTGCCTTGCAAGAGGTCTATGGGGTGACAGGAGCTGCCGGGTTAGACACCCAGGTCCCGCTGCGCTTCAGCTCATGGATGGGCGGGGACCGTGACGGCAACCCTTTCGTGACGCCGCAGGCCACCCGCGAGGCCTTGGCGCTGCACCGCGAGCGGGCGCGTGATTTGCTGGCTGGCGAATTGCGCCGTGCCTACGCCAGCGTGAGCCAAGAAGACCTGGAAGGTGAAGGCGAGCAGCCCGGCTACCGTCAGGCGCTGCTGGCGCTGTATCAGGCGGTGCAGCGCGGTGAGCAGGTGGATGTTTGCGGCGGGCTGAGCTGTATCTACCGCGAGCTGCTGGCAGCGGGGCAGCGGCGCACCGCCGAAGAACTGCTGCTTCCCGCACTGACGCTGGCCCGTGTGTTCGGGCAACATCTGGTCAGCCTGGACATCCGCGAACATTCCGGGCAGACCGGGCAGGCCGTAGCCGAGCTGCTGCGGGCAGCGGGCGTGGCAGAGGACTACGCTGCACTGCCTGAGGCAGACAAGCTGGCGCTGCTGAGCGCTGAATTGCGCTCGCGCCGTCCGCTGTGGCCTGCAGGCGAGCCGCTGACGGACAACTTGGAAACGGCCATCGGCCCCATTCGCGAGGTGCAGGCGGCGGCCCGCGAAGTGGGCGCGGCGGCCTTCGGGCATTATGTGGTGTCCATGTCCGAAAGCGTCAGTGACGTGCTGGAACCGCTGCTGCTGGCCCGTGAGGTGGGGTTCCGCATCCTGCCGGTGCCGCTGTTCGAGACGCTGGACGACCTGCGCCGCGCCCCAGATACCGTGCGTGAGCTGCTGACCTTGCCGGAATACCGCACTCATCTGGGCGAGGACGCACAGGAAATCATGCTGGGCTATTCCGATTCCAACAAGGACGCCGGGTTCCTGGCCGCCAACTGGGCACTGCACGAGGCGCAGCGGCACATCAGCGCGGTGTGCCGTGAGGCGGGGGTGCGTTGGAGATTCTTCCACGGGCGCGGCACGTCCATCGGGCGTGGGGGGGGTCCGGCGGGCCGCGCCATTCTGGGTCAGCCAGCAGGGACCATTGACGCGGGGCTGCGGATCACCGAGCAGGGCGAAGCCCTGGCCGACAAGTACAGCCACCCGGCCCTGGCCCACCGCAATCTGGAACAGGCGCTGTATGGGACATTGCTGTCGGCGGCCCGCCCACCGGCTGCCCCGCCGCAGGGTTGGTTGGAGGCGATGGACCGCGCTGCCCCGGCTGGAGCTGCCGCTTACCGAGCCTTCGTGCACGACCCGGCCTTCCTGCCTTTCTTCGAGGCCATAACCCCGATCCACGAGATCAGCCGCCTGAATATCGCCAGCCGCCCGGTGCGCCGCCCTGGTGCGCCCAGTCTCGGTAATCTGCGCGCCATTCCCTGGGTAATGAGCTGGACCCAGACCCGCGCCAACCTGCCGGGCTGGTACGGCCTCAGCGAGGGCCTCCGGGCCATCGGAATGCCCCAGGCGCAAGTGATGTACGCAGAGTGGCCTTTTTTCCGCTCCATGCTGGACAACGCCCAGATGAGCCTCGCCAAGAGTGATTCCCTCATCTTCCGGCGCTACGTCTCGCTGCTGGAAGGGGAGGGGCGCCCCCAGGGCGAGGCACTCGCCGCTCACCTTGAGGACGCGTTTGCCGAGACCGTAACGCTGGTAGGGCAGGTGGTCGGTAAAGAGTTGTTGGCGCAGGAGCCGCGGCTGGCCGAAAGCATTCGGCTGCGGAACCCTTACGTGGACCCGATTCACCGTATTCAGGTGGAGTTGCTCCGCCGCGCCCGCACTGAGCCGGGCGGCCTGGACCGCTACGAACATGCGCTGATGCTGACCTTGCAGGGCGTCAGCGCCGGGGTACGGAATACGGGCTAA
- a CDS encoding DIP1984 family protein, giving the protein MKLAEALILRADLQKRLAQVAARLGQNVLVQEGDAPAEDPAALLAEHADLTAGLGRLIPAIHLTNLSTRLADGRTLTHALTERDLLDARLELLRRTAESASVQQQRFGGSEIRWVPTVSIRELQTQIDALAKVRRELDTALQQANWLTDLLE; this is encoded by the coding sequence ATGAAACTGGCCGAAGCCCTGATTCTCCGTGCCGACCTCCAGAAGCGTCTGGCTCAGGTGGCCGCCCGCCTGGGTCAAAACGTGCTGGTGCAAGAAGGCGATGCCCCCGCTGAGGACCCTGCTGCCCTGCTGGCCGAACATGCGGACCTGACCGCGGGGCTGGGCCGGCTCATCCCCGCCATTCACCTCACCAACCTGAGCACCCGCCTGGCCGATGGCCGCACACTGACCCACGCGCTAACCGAACGTGACCTGCTGGACGCAAGGCTGGAACTCCTGCGCCGTACCGCTGAAAGCGCCTCCGTCCAGCAGCAGCGCTTTGGTGGCAGCGAAATTCGCTGGGTGCCGACGGTGAGTATCCGTGAGTTGCAGACCCAGATCGACGCTTTGGCCAAAGTCCGCCGCGAGCTGGACACGGCGCTGCAACAGGCCAATTGGCTGACGGACCTGTTGGAGTAG
- a CDS encoding ArsR family transcriptional regulator — protein sequence MKPADENSVLHVQTPQVAAAVSQVEHLRRLRHFMTNPAGMTVRQFAQAVGWPDVRAYRLVQRYEQLGLLRLVREQPRSGKPLRYYHCPYRQFFIPLALMSVQDYLDLSFAPYERAMRDQLAAAVSDGPLAVGGFLASAEQEHAISLLPATREGQPWNPLQPDTSAVHFGLGPLYLSHTQAKALQLDLLELFERYGQLDGPARYMYQVMLTPAPDKN from the coding sequence ATGAAACCCGCAGATGAAAATAGTGTGCTGCACGTCCAGACACCTCAGGTTGCCGCCGCTGTGAGCCAGGTAGAACACTTGCGGCGCCTGCGGCACTTCATGACCAACCCAGCGGGGATGACGGTGCGGCAGTTTGCCCAGGCCGTGGGGTGGCCGGATGTGCGGGCCTACCGCCTGGTGCAGCGCTACGAGCAGTTAGGCCTGCTGCGGCTGGTGCGCGAGCAGCCCCGGAGTGGCAAGCCGCTGCGCTACTACCATTGTCCCTACCGTCAATTTTTCATTCCTCTGGCGCTGATGAGCGTCCAGGACTATCTGGACCTCAGCTTTGCACCCTATGAAAGGGCGATGCGTGATCAGCTGGCCGCCGCTGTGAGTGACGGTCCCCTGGCAGTGGGCGGATTCCTGGCCTCAGCGGAGCAGGAACATGCCATCAGCTTGCTCCCTGCCACGCGGGAAGGGCAGCCGTGGAACCCACTACAGCCGGACACCAGCGCTGTGCATTTTGGGCTGGGGCCGCTATATCTGAGCCATACTCAGGCCAAAGCGCTGCAGCTGGACTTGTTGGAACTGTTTGAGCGCTACGGCCAGTTGGACGGCCCCGCACGCTACATGTACCAGGTCATGCTGACTCCGGCTCCAGATAAGAACTAA